The Gammaproteobacteria bacterium genome segment CCACACCCTGCGCGTGCTCGTCGAGGACCTTCAGCCCGACACCGAGTATTTCTACCGGTTTCTGTCGGCTGTCGGCACGGTCTCCCAGACCGGCCGTACGCTGACCGCCCCGGACCCGGCGGACGAGCGTCCGGTCCGGTTCGCCGTGGTGAACTGCCAGGATCGCCTGCACGGTTTCTACGGCGCCTACCGGCGAGTGATGAACGAGGACCTCGCCGCCGCGCCCGGGGACCGGATCCGCTTCGTCCTGCATCTCGGTGATTTCATCTACGAGACACTCAACGAACCGCTGCAGCAGCCGCTCGACGAACGCAACGACCCGTTACCGGGCGGTCTGCGTGACCGCGACGGTGTCCTGAGAGCGATCGGGCCGTTCCCGGACGGGGGCCGCTCGAGCGACGGCATCGTCTTTGCCCGCACGCTGGAAGATTACCGGCACCTCTACCTCGCCTTCCTGTCCGATCCCGACCTACGCGCGGCACGGGCCTACTGGCCGTTCGTTCACGTCACGGATGACCACGAGTTTTCCGACGACAACTGGCAGACCGAGGCGAACTACCAGGATCGGGGCGCGAACAGCAGCGTCGACGAACCGTCACAACCGCGAAAGGTTGCGGCCAATCAGGCGTGGTATGAGTTCACGCCGTCCAACCTGATCGGCGGTGATCCCGCGTTCGATACCCCGTGGCACGCTCACGGCTTCCGTCCGGTCGACGTCGGGACCTCGACGAACGACGGTATCGACGGGGCCAACCAGGTGACGAACCCGGATACGGTCGCTGCGCGCGGGAGCATGACGGTCTACCGCAACCTTCGTTACGGCAAACTCGTCAACCTCGTGCTGACCGACAATCGCACCAATCGAAGCGACCACGCGATCACTGAAGATATCTCCGGAAACAATCCCCTGTTCTTCGCCTCGCGCGTGGCACTGCCGCTGAACGTCGTCAACGACCTCGACGCGGGCCGCACCGCGAACAACGGCAATCCAGACACCTTCCTCTTCCTCGGCCAGATTCACCTGAACCCGCGCCGCAACAGCCCGCCCGGCACGATGCTGGGACCGACCCAGAAGCAATGGTGGAAGACCAGGATGCAGGCCTCCGACGCGCGCTGGAACCTCTGGGCAAACTCCGTCCCGCTGATGCACCTGCGCGTCAACACCACCGAGCTGGGCGAGGGCATTCCCGACCTCGTGCTCTCGGGCGACACCTGGGACGGCTACAACAGCGAACGGGTGGAACTGATGCGGTTTCTGAGGCAGTCCGGGATCCGAAACGTGGTATCGATCTCCGGGGACCTTCACGCCCACATGGCGGGCATCGTGCTCGAGAATCCGGACGCGCCCGCGGGCACATCGACCCCCGCCGCGGTCGAGGTCGTTACCGGTTCGGTCAGTTCGGTTTCCCAGTTTGCCGCCACGGAGAGACTGTCGCGCTTCGAGGACCCCACGCCGACCGAAAGCCTCGTCCGTCAATTGATCGCTATCGACGACGCGACGAGCGGCGGCTTCATTACCAACATGAACAATACGCTGTCGAACGGCGTGCGGTCGGGTATCGCCGCAGCCGAAGGAGCCACACGCGATGAGATTCTTGCGCTGAAGGATCCCGTGGTGAACACCCACCTACGCTACGCGGATACCACGGCGCACGGCTATTCGGTGATGACCGTCTCGCGGGACCGGATCGACGTGGAACTGGTGAACATCGCGTCGATCGTGGAGGACTTCGGTCCAGCCGGTCCGCCGGTCAGTCTGGTCACCCGGCTCGAGATCCCCTACCCCGCCGAAGGCCAGGATCCGTCGATTTCGGATCCCGCCTTCGAGGGCGAGCCCCCCTTCCCGTTCAGTATCTGACGTCGCCTCCTTGGCGCGCTGTCGGGTTATGCTGCGCTAACCCGACGCATTGACTGCAGACCGCGAGGTCAGCGGGGAGGCTCTGAAACCGGTTCCATCCCGGAATCGCCCGCTTCCCCCGTGTTCGCGGATCTGGATACGTCGCGGAAGAAGAGCATCGACAACAGCCTCGAGGACGCCCCCTTGTAGAACCCGACCTCGCCGGTGGCGGTTTCCGGGTTGCGGAACGTTCCGAAGATCATGTCCCACAGCGGGAGATCGGCATAATTGTAGCGATGGATGCCGCGCCCGTGATGGACGGCGTGACTCTCGGGGCGCTGGATCAGGTA includes the following:
- a CDS encoding alkaline phosphatase D family protein — its product is MHRRDFLKIAGSFAASAAVGTGLNSCGSGSAQEAPAGFPQGVASGDPRASSVILWTRAEPEGDPQASVSVTLEVATDPAFDEVLIQNVYSVGPPSHHTLRVLVEDLQPDTEYFYRFLSAVGTVSQTGRTLTAPDPADERPVRFAVVNCQDRLHGFYGAYRRVMNEDLAAAPGDRIRFVLHLGDFIYETLNEPLQQPLDERNDPLPGGLRDRDGVLRAIGPFPDGGRSSDGIVFARTLEDYRHLYLAFLSDPDLRAARAYWPFVHVTDDHEFSDDNWQTEANYQDRGANSSVDEPSQPRKVAANQAWYEFTPSNLIGGDPAFDTPWHAHGFRPVDVGTSTNDGIDGANQVTNPDTVAARGSMTVYRNLRYGKLVNLVLTDNRTNRSDHAITEDISGNNPLFFASRVALPLNVVNDLDAGRTANNGNPDTFLFLGQIHLNPRRNSPPGTMLGPTQKQWWKTRMQASDARWNLWANSVPLMHLRVNTTELGEGIPDLVLSGDTWDGYNSERVELMRFLRQSGIRNVVSISGDLHAHMAGIVLENPDAPAGTSTPAAVEVVTGSVSSVSQFAATERLSRFEDPTPTESLVRQLIAIDDATSGGFITNMNNTLSNGVRSGIAAAEGATRDEILALKDPVVNTHLRYADTTAHGYSVMTVSRDRIDVELVNIASIVEDFGPAGPPVSLVTRLEIPYPAEGQDPSISDPAFEGEPPFPFSI